One genomic region from Xylocopa sonorina isolate GNS202 chromosome 8, iyXylSono1_principal, whole genome shotgun sequence encodes:
- the LOC143426014 gene encoding uncharacterized protein LOC143426014, translating into MRLSVNSKFKMRKSPLSTPSGSKGRQNYNWKLHDHKNRTGYSYVKSDGYQCTSPNGGQTQSGNDFIPLNISTPLPEHKRHSGNWHGSGGSHRNSGSGGFNHYRNNYHATPKSNYNNSYSPYKLSGKQFYGQKKGYQRDTRKHVDISNYVDMKSFLEDPWAELVEKLNKSKEMNGDEPSKIESSQLIYIDPKSNSNSKTIANVNSYFSSESRNDSSVDVTLGLDDTDISDMSRTESSIDLKLDNVRFSQVSKNDSFCSNNDSISEDINDEHNIHNICSSNKNMIQNLV; encoded by the exons ATGAGACTTAGTGTAAACAGTAAATTCAAAATGAGGAAGTCTCCTTTAAGTACGCCAAGTGGTAGCAAAGGGAGGCAAAATTACAATTGGAAGTTACACGATCATAAAAATAGGACAGGTTATAGTTATGTTAAAAGTGATGGTTATCAGTGTACTTCCCCAAATGGTGGTCAAACACAGTCTGGAAATGACTTTATCCCTTTGAATATTAGTACACCATTGCCAGAACATAAAAGGCACAGTGGCAATTGGCATGGTTCTGGAGGTAGTCATCGTAATTCAGGTAGTGGTGGATTTAACCATTACAGGAACAATTATCATGCAACCCCAAAATCAAATTACAATAATTCATACTCTCCCTACAAGCTCTCTGGCAAACAATTTTATGGTCAGAAAAAG GGATACCAAAGAGATACGCGTAAACATGTTGACATATCAAATTATGTAGATATGAAATCTTTTTTGGAAGATCCTTGGGCAGAATTAgtagaaaaattaaataaatcaaaAGAAATGAATGGTGATGAACCATCTAAAATCGAATCATCGCAATTAATTTACATCGATCCAAAATCAAATTCTAATAGTAAAACTATTGCAAATGTTAATTCTTACTTTAGTTCAGAATCGAGAAATGACTCTTCTGTAGATGTAACATTGGGGTTGGATGATACAGATATTAGTGATATGTCGAGAACAGAGAGCTCAATAGATTTAAAACTTGACAATGTAAGATTCAGTCAAGTATCGAAAAATGACAGCTTTTGCAGTAATAATGACAGCATTAGTGAAGACATTAATGATGAACATAATATTCACAATATCTGTTCTTCGAACAAAAATATGATTCAGAATCTTGTATAA